One region of Centropristis striata isolate RG_2023a ecotype Rhode Island chromosome 3, C.striata_1.0, whole genome shotgun sequence genomic DNA includes:
- the hyal2b gene encoding hyaluronidase-2, with protein sequence MEAVFHSLFTTAGQLPWLLLTLLTSWTVLCSADIKQTRWPLYSQKPVLLAWNAPTQECAPRHRVTLYLDQFDIVASPNEGFVRQNLTIFYKERLGLYPYYKHDGIAVNGGLPQLANMVQHYDKMPEGVQKYIREPEAKGLAVIDWEEWRPLWIRNWDIKDIYRVKSREMVAKKNPTWTVEQVAKVAQQEFELSARKFMLDTLKLAKSLRPNQLWGFYLFPDCYNHDYRSGLKNYTGRCPVVEMARNDQLNWLWMECTAFFPSIYIGSAIASTNDGRLFVRNRVKEAMRLASVGDGLARPVFVYTRPTYINQMTLLTQMDLVSTIGESVALGAAGVIFWGDTSYASSSASCSILNEYLRGDLGRYLLNVSTAAEECSQMLCKSHGRCLRKVPDNDVYLHLSPSTHSITSQGGQLKVTGKPGQAELALFRTHFQCQCYSGYRGEACAVKEKGQNRASSVFGTWPLCLLLPLGLLFLLQ encoded by the exons ATGGAGGCAGTATTTCACTCTCTCTTCACCACAGCTGGCCAGCTGCCTTGGTTACTTCTGACCCTGTTAACATCATGGACAGTCTTGTGTTCAGCAGATATAAAGCAGACAAGATGGCCATTATATTCCCAGAAGCCAGTTCTTCTCGCCTGGAATGCCCCAACACAGGAGTGTGCCCCGCGACATCGCGTAACTTTGTATCTCGACCAGTTTGACATTGTTGCATCTCCCAATGAGGGCTTTGTCCGGCAGAATCTCACAATTTTCTATAAGGAGCGCCTTGGGTTGTATCCCTATTATAAGCATGATGGTATTGCAGTGAATGGAGGCCTTCCACAGCTTGCCAACATGGTTCAGCACTATGACAAGATGCCTGAAGGTGTGCAAAAATATATACGCGAGCCAGAGGCAAAAGGTTTGGCTGTAATTGACTGGGAGGAGTGGCGCCCATTGTGGATCAGAAACTGGGATATTAAAGATATTTATCGAGTTAAATCCCGTGAAATGGTGGCCAAAAAGAACCCTACCTGGACCGTAGAACAAGTGGCAAAAGTTGCACAGCAGGAGTTTGAGCTATCTGCCCGCAAATTTATGCTGGATACTCTGAAACTGGCCAAGAGTTTAAGGCCCAATCAACTGTGGGGCTTCTACCTGTTTCCAGATTGTTACAACCATGACTACAGGAGTGGCCTGAAGAACTACACAGGCCGCTGTCCTGTTGTGGAGATGGCCCGCAATGATCAACTTAACTGGTTGTGGATGGAGTGTACAGCATTCTTCCCATCTATATACATCGGTTCTGCAATAGCCTCTACGAATGATGGGCGCCTCTTTGTCCGAAACAGGGTAAAGGAGGCGATGCGCCTGGCATCTGTTGGGGATGGATTAGCACgccctgtttttgtttatacCCGCCCTACTTACATCAACCAGATGACCCTTCTCACTCAG ATGGATCTGGTCTCTACCATTGGTGAAAGTGTTGCACTTGGAGCTGCAGGTGTAATCTTTTGGGGGGACACCTCCTATGCCAGCAGCAGT GCCAGCTGCTCCATCCTAAATGAATATCTTCGGGGTGATCTGGGCCGGTACCTCCTCAACGTGtccacagcagcagaggagtgcAGCCAGATGTTGTGTAAATCCCACGGCCGCTGTCTGCGCAAAGTACCTGACAATGACGTGTACCTGCATCTCAGCCCCTCAACACACAGCATCACCAGTCAGGGTGGCCAGCTGAAGGTTACAGGCAAGCCTGGCCAAGCCGAGCTGGCTCTTTTCCGCACACACTTCCAGTGCCAATGCTACAGTGGGTACAGGGGTGAGGCCTGTGCTGTGAAAGAAAAAGGGCAGAATAGAGCCTCCTCTGTCTTTGGGACCTGGCCTCTGTGCCTTTTACTCCCACTGGGACTCCTCTTTCTGCTACAGTGA
- the tusc2b gene encoding tumor suppressor 2, mitochondrial calcium regulator b: MGGSGSKSKGFWPFSGSGSTDDPTKDGNEQSMSRVRSFPGATPFVFTRRSSLYFDEDGDLAHEFYEETIVTKNGRKKAKLKRIQKNLTPQGIIKLDIPCIHVDFPVVLCEA, from the exons ATGGGTGGCAGCGGCTCCAAATCCAAAGGATTTTGGCCTTTTTCTGGCTCAGGTAGTACGGACGATCCAACCAAAGATGGAAATGAACAGTCAATGTCAAGGGTTCGAAGTTTCCCAGGTGCAACACCTTTCGTGTTTACTAGACGAAG CTCTTTGTACTTTGATGAAGATGGCGACTTGGCCCATGAGTTTTATGAAGAGACTATTGTGACAAAAAATGGACGTAAAAAAGCCAAGCTGAAGAGGATTCAAAAAAACCTTACACCTCAG GGAATTATAAAGCTGGACATCCCTTGCATCCATGTAGATTTCCCAGTTGTCCTCTGTGAAGCCTGA